One Thermorudis peleae genomic window, AGAGTTGGCAAAAGTTCACCGTCCAGCCAACACTCCACGCATGAGGAACGAAGAGACGTTCATCTTCGCAATTCCAGAGGCGCGCTCGCAGCCGCTCGACCGTCAACGGACGGAAATCATAGGGTACAAGGCCACCGACCCTGCCGTACCACGTACGTGCCTCCGGTGGCCGGCTGAGTTGGTCATACAGCGCCGCGCCGATGAGTCCGAGTACGCCCCATCTCGCCAGTTGGGCAAGCCTTCGCATCGCCGATCCCTCCCCGTTTACCTCTCGTGCTTCTCCCATGCTTAACTGTATCGCGTCTCCTCAGTCCTTGCCGATGTACCCGCCATCATTGATGCGCAGAGGAACGAACGCGACGGCACCGAGGCTCGTTCGCACAAGATGACCTTGTCGTCGTTCGAGCACGATCAGCTCCTGTCGCTGTCCCTGGCCAAGCGGTAACACGAGTCGGGCGCCATCGGCGTCGCGTAATTGCTCGAGGAGAGCTGGCGGAATAACCGGCGTGGCGGCGGTGACAAGGATGCGGTCGTACGGCGCTGCGGCCGGCCAGCCCTGTGAGCCATCGGCAACCTCGACGGTGACATTTTGGTAGCCTAGCTGGGCAAGCCGTTGCCGAGCCGCAATCGCCAGCACTGGATTGATCTCAACCGTGACGACCGAGCGAGCTAACCGGGCAAGAATAGCTGCTTGATAGCCTGAGCCAGTGCCAACTTCCAGTACATGTTCAGCCCCGGTCAAAGCCAGCGCTTGCGTCATCAAGCCGACCACAAGCGGTTGGGAAATTGTCTGGCCATCGCCAATCGGCAGGGCACGGTTCTCCCACGCCCGAGCACGCAACTCCACCGGCACAAATCGCTCGCGTGGGACAGCTGCGATAGCGAGAAGCACCTGTGGATCGCGGACGCCATTCTGGTGAAGTGTCCGCAGTAAGTGCGTAATCTGGTCATAGCGGGAAGGCACTGTTGCCATTGCATCCTGCTTTCCGCTGGGAGGGAAGAGTTACCGGCCACGGCGGCGCGGATCGAGCGCGTCACGGAGGCCATCACCCAGGAAGTTTAGCGCCATGACGACACTAAAGATGGCGAGGCCAGGAAAGGTTGCCATCCACCACTGGTCAAAGTGCCGTTGCCCTTCACGGATCATCGCGCCCC contains:
- a CDS encoding DUF5808 domain-containing protein, whose product is MRRLAQLARWGVLGLIGAALYDQLSRPPEARTWYGRVGGLVPYDFRPLTVERLRARLWNCEDERLFVPHAWSVGWTVNFCQLWHRVQPIVNTFQERVRPRRVLSV
- a CDS encoding protein-L-isoaspartate(D-aspartate) O-methyltransferase: MATVPSRYDQITHLLRTLHQNGVRDPQVLLAIAAVPRERFVPVELRARAWENRALPIGDGQTISQPLVVGLMTQALALTGAEHVLEVGTGSGYQAAILARLARSVVTVEINPVLAIAARQRLAQLGYQNVTVEVADGSQGWPAAAPYDRILVTAATPVIPPALLEQLRDADGARLVLPLGQGQRQELIVLERRQGHLVRTSLGAVAFVPLRINDGGYIGKD